The Thermovirga sp. genome segment CAGCCTTACCGTTGAAAATGTAGATTCTATGGGGTTCGTGGTTCTTATGTGGATCCAGTGCACTGCAGGGAAGTCATAGAATGAGAGAAGATCTTCCCTGTCTTTTCTCAGGCAGTCCTTAACTCTTTACCCAGTGCCCGGAGCGAAAGCAACTGGGTGCCATTGACGCACTTGATCCTTGAAGTCCCGAGTTCCGCGTCACGGTTTTCGTTGAACTTTGAACCTGATAACTTTGAACAGGTTTTGCTATGTCACTTACTCCATTGACCATTTTTGCCATTGAACTATAATGTCATGTGGGAAATTCCCACCAGGGTGGTGATAATGAATGTCTGCTATCTCTTTGAAAGTGGATGAAAAGGGCCGGGTAACACTGCCAAACAAACTCCGAAAGAACCTCGACATCAAACCGGGCGATACGCTTTTCCTGCAGGAACAGGCTGAATACTTTGTCCTGAAAAAAGCAGTGGACCCTTTTGATGCTCTTGCGTTAGATGCATTAAGAGAGCGTAACGAAGGCAAGACCGTTGGTCTCAAGGATGTTGCATCTCAACTGGGGGTAGACCTTGAATAAGGAAAAAGATCAGGAATATTCCATAGAATTTTCAACGGGTGCCGTAAAAGACCTTGAAGCCAAGGCCTGCAAACCCCATCTTAACGAGATCTTTGAAGAGATCCAGGTTCTTGGAACAGAACCCCTTGCAGGTGATCTCCTTGAAGGCTCACTTGCGAAAGTCCGGTCCCTTCACTTTTCCCTAAAAGGCAGCGGTCAATGGCGCGTAGCCTACTATGTCATGACCGAGGAGAAGGTTTGCCTTATCCTCCTTGTTGCCACAAGAGAGAACTTTTACGAAAAGGCTAACTCAAGATACAGGTCCATCAAGAAATCCCTGAGATAAAAAGGATACGCCGCTTTATATTGCAACTCCATACACCAGATTGGAGCTTAACTCTGGAGAAGGAGAACGGTTATGAAAAGCGTTGCATGGGGGGAGCCAATGAAAAGCGATCGCGGCCGGGAAACCGGCCGTTTTTTATTTCCTGCAGAGCCTGAACCGGCGGATCATGGGGCAGCCGTAACGGCGGCTTGTATGATTTGTTCCGAACCTGTAGGATTAAGCAATAATATTCCCAGGAGTAAACCGTTAGGATAGCGATAAGGGAAAGGACTCGCCTTTGCCACGGCCTACTTCATCCCCAGGGAAAAACGCCCCCGCCGATCTTAATTTTCACCCTCCCTTTTTCGGTATCCAAAACTCAAATCGGAGGTGCGTCATGAGCCAACGCCTGGATTACAAGGAAGCCTCGCCCGAGGCGTTCGATGCCCTGATCCACATCGAAAGGGTGATCCATAAGAGCGGCCTGGAAGCGTCGCTGCTGGACCTGGTCAAGTGCCGCGCTTCGCAGGTCAACGGCTGCGCCTGGTGCCTGGACATGCATACCAAGGACGCCCGTGCCCGGGGGGAGACCGAACAGCGCCTGTATTTGCTCCCGGCCTGGCGGGATGCGCCGGGCTACACCGAGCGTGAGCGGGCTGCCCTGGCCTGGACGGAAGCGGTCACCCGGATCGCCGTGCAGGGTGTGCCCGACGACGTCTACGCCCAAGCGCGCGCTCACTTCAGCGAGAAGGAATTGGTCGACCTGACCCTGGCTATCATCGCCATCAACGGTTGGAACCGGATGAACATCTCCTTCCGTACCAAGGTCGGCGACTACGTCAGCCCCCACGGGGCGGCACCCAAGAAATCGAAGTGAGACATTCCAGCCTGGGAGGGCAGGAGGATGGACCGGATGGATATTCAAACGAAGCGGGCTTATGAACCGGCGTCAAAGGAGGACGGCATCCGCGTCCTGGTGGACCGCTTGTGGCCCAGGGGCATGAGCAAGGAGAAGATGGAAGCGGACCTGTGGCTCAAGGAGGCGGGGCCGAGCACGGAACTGCGGAAATGGTTCAACCACGACCGTGACAAGTGGGAGGAATTCAAGAGCCGTTATTTCAAAGAACTGGATGGGAACGCTGAAATGACCGGTGAACTCCTGGAACTGGCCGCCAAGGGGCGCGTCACCCTTTTATTTTCGGCCCACGACGAGGAATACAACCAAGCCGTAGCCCTGAAAGAGTACTTGCTGTCGAAGTCAGAATAGGCGTCCGGCCCTTTGCCGGATCCTGCCGATGATGTCGCCGCCGCGGGGGAGTCGTCGCCCTCGTGACGGCGGCACTTTTTATATTTCTGCTTCAGGAGTAGCGGATCGCTTTGCATTCTATTTATCGTTAATCGCTTGACAGGCGATTATCCTGTAATAGAATACGGCTATGAAGAGTCGTTTGGGAGAGATGGAATCACAGTTTTTCGCTTATACTCAGATGCGCGACATAACCAAGGTAAGGTCTGGAGACCTGGAGGGGCCGCTGGGGTTGACCGGGGACCAGGAGCGGCGTCTGCTCAGCCGCCTTGCCAAGGCCGGGATCATTGTCCGCGTGCAACGGGGATTATACCTTCTCCCGCCCAGGTTGCCGCTGGGTGGAGCGTGGGACCCGGGTGAGGCACTAGCCCTGACCACGTTAATGGAAGCGCAGAATGCGCGATACCAGGTGTGCGGACCCAACGCTTTCAACCGTTACGGTTTCGACGAGCAGATCCCCCTGAGAACCTACGTTTATAACACGGGGATTTCGGGAGATCGAAAGGTCGGGAAGGTAGCCCTCACTCTTATCAAGGTGGCAGAACAGAGGCTGGGTGACACGGAGGAATTTTCAACCCAGGGCGGCCAGGTCCTGGTCTACTCTTCCAGGGTTAGAACGCTTGTAGACGCGGTCTATGACTGGTCGAGGTTCAACAGTTTGCCCAGGGGTTATGACTGGATATGCCAAGAACTCTCTTCCGGCCGAATAAGTCCGGAACGACTGGTGGATAGTGCTGCCAGGTTTGGTGACGTGGGGACAAAGCGGCGCATCGGTTTTTTGCTGGACCGCGAAGGGGTAGGACAGACCCTTCTCCAGAGGCTGCAAGCTGGCCTGAAAGAAACCTCAAGCCCCATCCCCTGGATCCCGACCAAGCCCAAGGTCGGAAAGGCCGACTCAAGATGGGGTGTTGTGGATAATGCGAGCGCCTGATCTTCCTCCTATTCGCAACCATGAAGATCCTGTACTTTTTCGTGAAGCCCTGTCATTCACCGCCGCCGAAACCGGTTTTACCGCTCGACTGATCGAGAAAGATTATTTTTGTACGGTCCTTCTTTCGTACCTTGCTCACAATAGTAAAGAGCTTGTTTTCAAGGGAGGTACTTGCCTTTCCAAGGTGCATGCTGATTTCTATCGCATGAGCGAAGACCTGGATTTTGTCATTTCTTCTCCTAGTGATGCCTCCCGAAGAGAAAGAAGTATCCGTGTGGCTGGTCTCAAGGAGGCCATTAAGGACCTTCCTCGCGAAATCACTGTTTTCAATCCAGTCCAGAGTTTAAAGGGAGCTAATGACTCAAGACAATACCTTGCCGAGATAGGGTACATTTCACTGATCTCCGGGTACATCGAGACCGTAAAACTTGAGATAGGTCTTCGGGAACCGATATTAACGCCGGTGTCGATGGCTGCCGCACGGACTATCCTGAGAAACCCAATCTCCGCAGGATTCTTTGTCCCTCCGGTGAAGGTTCCGAGTCTTTCGCTTCTCGAGAGTTTCGCCGAGAAGTTCCGAGCCGCCCTTTCTAGACAGAAGCCGGCGATCCGTGATTTTTACGATATTGACTATGGTGTGAGACATCTAGGTATTGATGTCAACGATCCTGACCTTGCAGATCTTTTAATAAAGAAAATGGCTGTCCCTGGTAACGGACCTATTGATGTTTCAAGGGCCAGGTTAGATGAACTTCGTCGGCAAGTGCATTCCCAGCTAAAACCGGTTCTCCGGGGGAAAGATTTTGAAGAGTTTGATATGGATCGTTCCTTTGAGGTAGTGGCGAAAATGGCTTTAAAGATTCACCCAACAGGAGAGTACGTATTTTTCTGAGTAAGGTGCGTTGTCGGGGTTGAGTTTTTCTCCATTGCCTACTTCCCGTCACTAAAGAAAACCGTCGGATCCATCCCCGACAATGGGCCTTTCCTCGAACAAGAGCATACCATGGTGATCTGATCCTTTCCGGTCAATCCTTTTCTGATTTGAAGCCTGTCATGACGCTTGCCAAAGCGTTAGGACCAAAGTGGGTTGGGCCTCTCATTTTCCCTGTTGACAGGGGAGCCCGAAGTATTACAAATTACGAAATACGTTTAAGGGGGCTCATCCCATCAACATGGCCGATGCACTTTTGTCTCCCGCGTTCAATGGACAACAGCATGTCGGTGATCCTGCGTAGGTGCCCACGGTGACCGTTCCCTGTTCCCCGGAGTGTGTATGCAACGTAGGCCCTTCAGGGATATAATGAAAAAATAAAACGCGGGCTGGGGCGTGACTTGCTCCGCGGGGGTGATAAAAACGATTACCATCTACGGATGTGGGGCCCTTGGCGGCCGCCTCGCCGCTCAGTTTCACGAAGCGGG includes the following:
- a CDS encoding AbrB/MazE/SpoVT family DNA-binding domain-containing protein, with product MSAISLKVDEKGRVTLPNKLRKNLDIKPGDTLFLQEQAEYFVLKKAVDPFDALALDALRERNEGKTVGLKDVASQLGVDLE
- a CDS encoding DUF488 domain-containing protein, whose amino-acid sequence is MDIQTKRAYEPASKEDGIRVLVDRLWPRGMSKEKMEADLWLKEAGPSTELRKWFNHDRDKWEEFKSRYFKELDGNAEMTGELLELAAKGRVTLLFSAHDEEYNQAVALKEYLLSKSE
- a CDS encoding nucleotidyl transferase AbiEii/AbiGii toxin family protein; amino-acid sequence: MRAPDLPPIRNHEDPVLFREALSFTAAETGFTARLIEKDYFCTVLLSYLAHNSKELVFKGGTCLSKVHADFYRMSEDLDFVISSPSDASRRERSIRVAGLKEAIKDLPREITVFNPVQSLKGANDSRQYLAEIGYISLISGYIETVKLEIGLREPILTPVSMAAARTILRNPISAGFFVPPVKVPSLSLLESFAEKFRAALSRQKPAIRDFYDIDYGVRHLGIDVNDPDLADLLIKKMAVPGNGPIDVSRARLDELRRQVHSQLKPVLRGKDFEEFDMDRSFEVVAKMALKIHPTGEYVFF
- a CDS encoding carboxymuconolactone decarboxylase family protein, producing the protein MSQRLDYKEASPEAFDALIHIERVIHKSGLEASLLDLVKCRASQVNGCAWCLDMHTKDARARGETEQRLYLLPAWRDAPGYTERERAALAWTEAVTRIAVQGVPDDVYAQARAHFSEKELVDLTLAIIAINGWNRMNISFRTKVGDYVSPHGAAPKKSK